Proteins encoded by one window of Lathyrus oleraceus cultivar Zhongwan6 chromosome 1, CAAS_Psat_ZW6_1.0, whole genome shotgun sequence:
- the LOC127085744 gene encoding serine/threonine-protein kinase SRK2B isoform X1 codes for MEKYELVKDIGSGNFGVARLMRHKDTKELVAMKFIQRGHKIDENVAREIINHRSLRHPNIIRFKEVVLTPTHLGIVMEYAAGGELFERIVSAGRFSEDEARYFFQQLISGVSYCHSMQICHRDLKLENTLLDGSPAPRLKICDFGYSKSSLLHSRPKSTVGTPAYIAPEVLSRKEYDGKLADVWSCGVTLYVMLVGAYPFEDQEDPKNFRKTINKILAIQYQIPDYVHISEDCKHLLSHIFVTSPAKRITIKEIKSHPWFLKNLPRELTEMAQAVYYKKENPTYSLQSIEDIMNIVEEAKSPSQVSRSVGVFGWGGVEDDEETKEAEAEVEEDEYEKRVKEAQESGEFNFN; via the exons ATGGAGAAATACGAGCTGGTTAAGGATATAGGTTCTGGGAATTTTGGTGTTGCGAGACTCATGCGTCACAAAGATACCAAAGAACTCGTTGCCATGAAATTCATTCAACGTGGTCACAAG ATTGATGAGAATGTTGCTAGGGAAATAATTAACCATAGAAGTCTTCGTCATCCTAATATTATTCGCTTCAAAGAG GTGGTTTTGACTCCTACTCATCTTGGTATAGTTATGGAGTATGCTGCTGGTGGAGAGCTCTTTGAGCGAATTGTCTCTGCTGGAAGATTCAGTGAAGACGAG GCTCGATATTTCTTCCAGCAGCTCATCTCAGGAGTTAGCTACTGCCATTCCATG CAAATCTGCCATCGAGACTTGAAACTTGAGAACACATTATTGGACGGTAGCCCTGCCCCACGGCTCAAAATTTGCGATTTTGGTTATTCTAAG TCCTCTCTCCTGCATTCTAGACCTAAATCAACAGTGGGAACTCCAGCTTACATAGCACCTGAGGTTCTTTCACGTAAAGAATATGATGGAAAG TTGGCAGATGTATGGTCATGTGGAGTGACTCTTTATGTAATGCTGGTGGGAGCATACCCATTTGAGGACCAAGAGGATCCAAAAAATTTCAGGAAAACCATTAAT AAAATTCTGGCTATTCAATACCAGATTCCGGATTATGTTCACATATCTGAAGATTGTAAACATCTGCTGTCTCACATTTTCGTGACAAGTCCAGCTAAG AGAATCACCATTAAGGAAATCAAGTCTCATCCATGGTTTTTAAAGAACTTGCCTCGAGAATTGACTGAAATGGCTCAAGCTGTTTACTACAAAAAAGAAAATCCAACTTATTCTCTTCAGAGCATTGAAGACATTATGAATATTGTTGAGGAAGCTAAATCCCCGTCTCAAGTGTCTAGGTCAGTTGGGGTTTTTGGCTGGGGAGGAGTAGAAGACGACGAAGAAACAAAAGAAGCCGAAGCTGAGGTGGAAGAAGATGAATATGAAAAGAGAGTCAAGGAAGCACAGGAAAGTGGAGAATTCAATTTCAACTAA
- the LOC127085744 gene encoding serine/threonine-protein kinase SRK2B isoform X2, giving the protein MEYAAGGELFERIVSAGRFSEDEARYFFQQLISGVSYCHSMQICHRDLKLENTLLDGSPAPRLKICDFGYSKSSLLHSRPKSTVGTPAYIAPEVLSRKEYDGKLADVWSCGVTLYVMLVGAYPFEDQEDPKNFRKTINKILAIQYQIPDYVHISEDCKHLLSHIFVTSPAKRITIKEIKSHPWFLKNLPRELTEMAQAVYYKKENPTYSLQSIEDIMNIVEEAKSPSQVSRSVGVFGWGGVEDDEETKEAEAEVEEDEYEKRVKEAQESGEFNFN; this is encoded by the exons ATGGAGTATGCTGCTGGTGGAGAGCTCTTTGAGCGAATTGTCTCTGCTGGAAGATTCAGTGAAGACGAG GCTCGATATTTCTTCCAGCAGCTCATCTCAGGAGTTAGCTACTGCCATTCCATG CAAATCTGCCATCGAGACTTGAAACTTGAGAACACATTATTGGACGGTAGCCCTGCCCCACGGCTCAAAATTTGCGATTTTGGTTATTCTAAG TCCTCTCTCCTGCATTCTAGACCTAAATCAACAGTGGGAACTCCAGCTTACATAGCACCTGAGGTTCTTTCACGTAAAGAATATGATGGAAAG TTGGCAGATGTATGGTCATGTGGAGTGACTCTTTATGTAATGCTGGTGGGAGCATACCCATTTGAGGACCAAGAGGATCCAAAAAATTTCAGGAAAACCATTAAT AAAATTCTGGCTATTCAATACCAGATTCCGGATTATGTTCACATATCTGAAGATTGTAAACATCTGCTGTCTCACATTTTCGTGACAAGTCCAGCTAAG AGAATCACCATTAAGGAAATCAAGTCTCATCCATGGTTTTTAAAGAACTTGCCTCGAGAATTGACTGAAATGGCTCAAGCTGTTTACTACAAAAAAGAAAATCCAACTTATTCTCTTCAGAGCATTGAAGACATTATGAATATTGTTGAGGAAGCTAAATCCCCGTCTCAAGTGTCTAGGTCAGTTGGGGTTTTTGGCTGGGGAGGAGTAGAAGACGACGAAGAAACAAAAGAAGCCGAAGCTGAGGTGGAAGAAGATGAATATGAAAAGAGAGTCAAGGAAGCACAGGAAAGTGGAGAATTCAATTTCAACTAA
- the LOC127085733 gene encoding thiamine biosynthetic bifunctional enzyme TH1, chloroplastic — protein sequence MATAQFLCFHLHPQITPPLLSKRITNRFWNCNSNSTNNQTPHFPKMQLQPNSTSNSTPIPISESQRNKIPHVLTVAGSDSGSGAGIQADLKTCAARRVYCSTVITAVTAQNTLGVQGVNMVPEDFVAQQLTSVLSDMNVDVVKTGMLPSLNMVKVLCQSLRKFPVKALVVDPVMVSTSGDILAGPSVLAGFREELLPMADIVTPNVKEASALLGDMPMKSVSDMRTAAKLLHDLGPRNVLVKGGDLPNSSDAIDVFFDGQEFYELSSPRVNTRNTHGTGCTLASCIAAELAKGSSMLSAVKIAKRFVESALDYSRDLVIGNGAQGPFDHFLAFKNISQSSCRQDRFNPNDLFLYAVTDSRMNSKWGRSIAEAVKAAVEGGATIVQLREKDVETQDFVDAAKVCLEICRSYGVPLLINDRIDVALACDADGVHIGQSDMSARLARTLLGPEKVIGVSCKTPEQAHQAWIDGADYIGSGGVYPTNTKANNRTIGLDGLREVCKASKLPVVAIGGIGMSNAGAVMKLGVPSLKGVAVVSALFDRECILTETRNLHAVISEAALLPQ from the exons atGGCCACCGCTCAGTTCCTCTGTTTCCATCTTCATCCTCAG ATTACCCCGCCGCTACTATCTAAACGTATCACCAACAGATTTTGGAACTGTAACAGCAATTCAACCAATAATCAAACTCCTCATTTTCCCAAAATGCAATTGCAGCCAAATTCAACTTCAAATTCAACTCCAATACCTATCTCTGAATCTCAACGCAACAAAATTCCACACGTACTCACTGTTGCCGGTTCCGATTCCGGTTCCGGTGCCGGAATCCAAGCTGATCTCAAAACTTGTGCTGCTCGCCGGGTTTACTGTTCCACTGTTATTACTGCTGTTACTGCACAGAACACTCTCGGAGTTCAG GGTGTTAACATGGTGCCTGAAGATTTTGTTGCACAACAGTTAACCTCTGTGCTTTCTGATATGAATGTTGATGTG GTCAAAACAGGCATGCTACCCTCTCTTAATATGGTGAAGGTCCTTTGTCAGAGTCTTAGGAAGTTTCCTGTCAAAG CTCTTGTGGTTGATCCTGTAATGGTATCTACTAGTGGAGACATACTTGCCGGTCCTTCTGTGCTTGCTGGATTTCG GGAGGAGCTGCTTCCCATGGCTGATATTGTGACTCCAAATGTTAAAGAGGCGTCAGCTTTACTCGGTGACATGCCAATGAAGTCAGTTTCTGACATGCGTACTGCTGCAAAGTTGTTACATGATTTGGGTCCTAG GAATGTACTTGTCAAAGGTGGTGATCTCCCTAATTCTTCAGATGCTATTGATGTATTTTTTGATG GTCAGGAATTCTATGAGCTTTCTTCACCACGTGTAAATACTCGCAATACTCATGGCACTGGTTGTACTTTGGCATCATGCATAGCAGCAGAGCTGGCAAAAGGTTCATCAATGCTTTCAGCGGTTAAG ATAGCTAAACGTTTTGTTGAGTCTGCCTTGGATTACAGCAGAGACTTGGTTATAGGAAATGGAGCCCAAGGTCCTTTTGACCATTTTTTGGCATTTAAGAATATCAGTCAGAGCTCTTGTAGGCAGGATAGGTTCAACCCCAATGACTTATTTCTATATGCTGTAACGGATTCACGCATGAATAGTAAGTGGGGCCGTTCTATTGCTGAAGCAGTTAAGGCGGCTGTAGAAGGAGGTGCTACCATTGTCCAATTAAG GGAAAAGGATGTCGAGACACAGGACTTTGTGGATGCTGCCAAAGTATGCCTTGAAATATGCCGTTCGTATGGAGTACCTCTGCTTATAAACGACCGTATAGATGTGGCCCTTGCTTGTGATGCAGATGGTGTTCATATTGGTCAGTCTGACATGTCTGCACGTCTTGCTAGAACTCTCCTTGGTCCTGAAAAGGTAATTGGAGTATCATGCAAGACACCAGAACAAGCACATCAAGCATGGATAGATGGTGCTGATTACATTGGCAGTGGTGGTGTATATCCCACTAATACAAAGGCTAACAATCGTACTATAGGCTTAGATGGGTTGAGAGAGGTGTGCAAGGCCTCTAAACTGCCTGTTGTTGCAATTGGTGGCATTGGTATGTCAAATGCAGGTGCTGTAATGAAACTTGGTGTACCAAGTCTCAAAGGGGTTGCTGTTGTGTCTGCTCTATTTGATAGGGAATGCATTTTGACAGAGACAAGAAACTTGCATGCCGTAATAAGTGAGGCAGCATTGTTGCCACAATGA